The following proteins come from a genomic window of Miscanthus floridulus cultivar M001 chromosome 2, ASM1932011v1, whole genome shotgun sequence:
- the LOC136539349 gene encoding uncharacterized protein produces MLKSMLSQSWKRGAHMLREGTSAPALLTCWSQFHSGQVLSSSRSFFGVEDFVDEDNSRPYTYKKEKRSKNPHKHISFKQRTIAYMEPFTLDVFISKRFVSASLTHRSTCRQVAVAGTNSKDVKATLKSRSDIPACLAVGRFLSERAKEADVYTCTYTPRERDKFEGKIRAVVQSLIDNGINVKLYLD; encoded by the exons ATGCTGAAGAGCATGTTGAGCCAGTCATGGAAGAGAGGAGCACATATGCTACGTGAAGGAACTTCAGCACCGGCTCTATTAACTTGCTGGAGTCAATTTCACAGCGGGCAG GTCCTAAGTTCTTCTAGGAGCTTCTTTGGCGTGGAGGACTTTGTGGATGAAGACAACAGTAGGCCATACACatacaagaaggagaagagatcTAAGAACCCCCACAAGCACATTTCTTTCAAGCAGCGCACCATCGCCTACATGGAGCCCTTCACGCTCGACGTCTTCATTTCCAAGCGCTTCGTCTCGGCATCCCTTACACACCGATCGACTTGCAGGCAGGTCGCGGTTGCTGGGACCAACTCAAAGGACGTCAAAGCGACGCTCAAGTCGAGGTCCGACATACCGGCCTGCTTGGCCGTGGGCCGTTTCCTGTCTGAGCGGGCAAAGGAGGCCGACGTGTATACCTGCACGTACACACCAAGGGAGCGGGACAAGTTCGAGGGGAAGATCAGGGCAGTTGTTCAGTCACTGATCGATAACGGGATCAATGTGAAACTTTATCTTGATTGA